A region of Scleropages formosus chromosome 2, fSclFor1.1, whole genome shotgun sequence DNA encodes the following proteins:
- the dnajc11b gene encoding dnaJ homolog subfamily C member 11 isoform X2 — protein sequence MAATAVEDDLDNQDYYSLLNVRREATSEELKSSYRRLCMLYHPDKHRDPELKRQAEQLFNLVHQAYEVLSDPQSRAIYDIYGKRGLEVEGWEVVERKRTPAEIREEFVRLQRERDERRLQQRTNPKGTISVGVDATDLFDRYEEDFEDASSGGFPQVEINKMHISQSIEAPLTAKDTAVLSGSLSTHNGSGGGSISLVLRRVTSIKGWGEVEFGAGDMQGPLFGMKVFRNLTPRCFASAQCGVQFSSRGVRPSVTTLFARHLDNNTVGYLQWRWGTQSSMNTSIVRDTKSSHFTFALQLGVLHSFVMMSYQYKFQDEDQTKVKGTVKSGFFGTVVEYGVERKISQHSILGATVSIGVPQGVSLKLKLNRASQTYFFPIHLTDQLLPSAVFYATVGPLVFYLAIQRLIIWPYTRAQKEQDLEKQRESAALDINRKKQEAESAILLMQESVRRIIEAEESKMGLIILNAWYGKFVTNNRRQERAKVIDVTVPLQCLVKDSKLILTEASKVGLPGFYDPCVGEEKSLKLLYQFRGLMHQVLSGDMEPLRIPKQSHRISTDA from the exons ATGGCGGCCACCGCGGTGGAGGATGACTTAGACAACCAGGACTACTATTCCCTGCTCAATGTGCGGAGGGAG GCCACGTCAGAGGAACTCAAGTCGTCGTACCGGCGCCTCTGTATGCTCTACCACCCGGACAAGCACAGGGACCCAGAGCTGAAGCGACAAGCGGAGCAGCTGTTCAACCTGGTGCACCAGGCATATGAAG TTCTCAGTGATCCGCAGTCCAGAGCCATATATGACATCTATGGAAAGAGAGGTCTGGAGGTGGAGGGATGGGAG GTGGTGGAGCGTAAGAGGACACCAGCAGAGATCCGTGAAGAGTTTGTGCGTCTGCAGAGAGAGCGTGATGAGAGGAGGCTTCAGCAGAGGACTAACCCTAAG GGGACAATAAGTGTGGGAGTGGATGCGACCGACCTCTTTGACCGCTATGAAGAAGATTTCGAAGATGCATCTAGCGGAGGCTTTCCACAGGTTGAGATCAACAAGATGCACATATCACAGTCCATAGAG GCTCCACTGACCGCGAAGGACACGGCTGTGCTCTCGGGCTCCCTCTCCACACACAACGGCAGTGGGGGCGGCAGCATTAGCCTGGTGCTGCGAAGAGTCACCTCTATCAAGGGATGGGGGGAG GTGGAGTTTGGCGCTGGAGACATGCAGGGGCCCCTCTTTGGAATGAAAGTGTTCCGCAACCTGACGCCACGCTG TTTCGCATCAGCGCAGTGTGGTGTGCAGTTCTCATCCCGCGGTGTGCGCCCCAGTGTCACTACCCTGTTTGCACGCCACCTGGACAACAACACTGTGGGCTATCTGCAGTGGCGCTGGGGCACCCAGTCCTCCATGAACACCAGCATTGTCAGGGACACCAAGAGCAGCCACTTCACCTTCGCTCTGCAG CTGGGGGTCCTTCACTCCTTTGTCATGATGAGCTACCAGTACAAGTTCCAGGATGAGGATCAGACCAAGGTCAAGGGCACGGTGAA ATCGGGCTTCTTCGGCACAGTGGTGGAGTATGGCGTAGAGAGGAAGATCAGCCAGCACAGCATCCTCGGGGCCACCGTCAGCATAGGGGTCCCGCAGGGGGTCTCCCTCAAGCTCAA GCTGAATCGCGCTAGCCAGACGTACTTTTTCCCCATCCACCTGACCGACCAGCTCCTGCCCAGTGCTGTTTTCTACGCCACCGTGGGACCGCTTGTCTTCTACCTGGCTATCCAGCGACTCATCATCTGGCCGTACACGCGTGCACAGAAGGAGCA AGACCTggagaagcagagagagagtgcaGCCTTGGACATCAACAGGAAGAAGCAAGAGGCCGAGTCTGCT ATTCTGCTGATGCAGGAGTCCGTGCGAAGGATCATTGAGGCCGAGGAGTCCAAGATGG GCCTCATTATACTTAATGCGTGGTACGGCAAATTTGTGACCAATAACAGGCGACAGGAAAGGGCGAAAGTCATTGATGTCACCGTACCTCTCCAGTGTCTGGTGAAAGACTCAAAACTCATCCTCACGGAGGCCTCCAAG GTGGGCCTGCCAGGGTTTTACGACCCGTGTGTGGGTGAGGAGAAGAGCCTCAAGCTGCTCTACCAGTTCCGGGGGTTGATGCACCAAGTCCTGTCTGGAGACATGGAGCCTCTCCGCATACCCAAGCAAT CACACAGGATCAGCACAGATGCCTAG
- the dnajc11b gene encoding dnaJ homolog subfamily C member 11 isoform X1: MCFIESLDTVQGLKRKLSEFALRHLLLSRACVQATSEELKSSYRRLCMLYHPDKHRDPELKRQAEQLFNLVHQAYEVLSDPQSRAIYDIYGKRGLEVEGWEVVERKRTPAEIREEFVRLQRERDERRLQQRTNPKGTISVGVDATDLFDRYEEDFEDASSGGFPQVEINKMHISQSIEAPLTAKDTAVLSGSLSTHNGSGGGSISLVLRRVTSIKGWGEVEFGAGDMQGPLFGMKVFRNLTPRCFASAQCGVQFSSRGVRPSVTTLFARHLDNNTVGYLQWRWGTQSSMNTSIVRDTKSSHFTFALQLGVLHSFVMMSYQYKFQDEDQTKVKGTVKSGFFGTVVEYGVERKISQHSILGATVSIGVPQGVSLKLKLNRASQTYFFPIHLTDQLLPSAVFYATVGPLVFYLAIQRLIIWPYTRAQKEQDLEKQRESAALDINRKKQEAESAILLMQESVRRIIEAEESKMGLIILNAWYGKFVTNNRRQERAKVIDVTVPLQCLVKDSKLILTEASKVGLPGFYDPCVGEEKSLKLLYQFRGLMHQVLSGDMEPLRIPKQSHRISTDA; this comes from the exons ATGTGCTTCATCGAATCCCTCGATACCGTCCAAGGCCTCAAAAGGAAGCTGAGTGAATTCGCCCTTAGACACCTTCTCCTGTCTCGGGCTTGTGTGCAGGCCACGTCAGAGGAACTCAAGTCGTCGTACCGGCGCCTCTGTATGCTCTACCACCCGGACAAGCACAGGGACCCAGAGCTGAAGCGACAAGCGGAGCAGCTGTTCAACCTGGTGCACCAGGCATATGAAG TTCTCAGTGATCCGCAGTCCAGAGCCATATATGACATCTATGGAAAGAGAGGTCTGGAGGTGGAGGGATGGGAG GTGGTGGAGCGTAAGAGGACACCAGCAGAGATCCGTGAAGAGTTTGTGCGTCTGCAGAGAGAGCGTGATGAGAGGAGGCTTCAGCAGAGGACTAACCCTAAG GGGACAATAAGTGTGGGAGTGGATGCGACCGACCTCTTTGACCGCTATGAAGAAGATTTCGAAGATGCATCTAGCGGAGGCTTTCCACAGGTTGAGATCAACAAGATGCACATATCACAGTCCATAGAG GCTCCACTGACCGCGAAGGACACGGCTGTGCTCTCGGGCTCCCTCTCCACACACAACGGCAGTGGGGGCGGCAGCATTAGCCTGGTGCTGCGAAGAGTCACCTCTATCAAGGGATGGGGGGAG GTGGAGTTTGGCGCTGGAGACATGCAGGGGCCCCTCTTTGGAATGAAAGTGTTCCGCAACCTGACGCCACGCTG TTTCGCATCAGCGCAGTGTGGTGTGCAGTTCTCATCCCGCGGTGTGCGCCCCAGTGTCACTACCCTGTTTGCACGCCACCTGGACAACAACACTGTGGGCTATCTGCAGTGGCGCTGGGGCACCCAGTCCTCCATGAACACCAGCATTGTCAGGGACACCAAGAGCAGCCACTTCACCTTCGCTCTGCAG CTGGGGGTCCTTCACTCCTTTGTCATGATGAGCTACCAGTACAAGTTCCAGGATGAGGATCAGACCAAGGTCAAGGGCACGGTGAA ATCGGGCTTCTTCGGCACAGTGGTGGAGTATGGCGTAGAGAGGAAGATCAGCCAGCACAGCATCCTCGGGGCCACCGTCAGCATAGGGGTCCCGCAGGGGGTCTCCCTCAAGCTCAA GCTGAATCGCGCTAGCCAGACGTACTTTTTCCCCATCCACCTGACCGACCAGCTCCTGCCCAGTGCTGTTTTCTACGCCACCGTGGGACCGCTTGTCTTCTACCTGGCTATCCAGCGACTCATCATCTGGCCGTACACGCGTGCACAGAAGGAGCA AGACCTggagaagcagagagagagtgcaGCCTTGGACATCAACAGGAAGAAGCAAGAGGCCGAGTCTGCT ATTCTGCTGATGCAGGAGTCCGTGCGAAGGATCATTGAGGCCGAGGAGTCCAAGATGG GCCTCATTATACTTAATGCGTGGTACGGCAAATTTGTGACCAATAACAGGCGACAGGAAAGGGCGAAAGTCATTGATGTCACCGTACCTCTCCAGTGTCTGGTGAAAGACTCAAAACTCATCCTCACGGAGGCCTCCAAG GTGGGCCTGCCAGGGTTTTACGACCCGTGTGTGGGTGAGGAGAAGAGCCTCAAGCTGCTCTACCAGTTCCGGGGGTTGATGCACCAAGTCCTGTCTGGAGACATGGAGCCTCTCCGCATACCCAAGCAAT CACACAGGATCAGCACAGATGCCTAG